CCCACCCTGGCGATGGCACGTCAGCCTCGCTGGGGTGGGGGTGTTACTGGACACCTGTGCTAATGCCCCGGGTGCAGCCCGGAGTTATCCAGAGTCAAGCCTTACAGGCTTAGCTTTAGAGGGCTGTGGTGACGGCGGGGGAGATGACGCCTAACTCACGGCCGATTTTGGTGAAGGCGGCAACGGCTTTTTCGAGGTGTTCCGGCTCGTGACCCGCCGAAATCTGCACCCGAATCCGGGCCTTGCCCTTTGGCACCACCGGGTAAAAGAAGCCGATGACGTAAATGCCTTCTTCCAGCAGCCGGGTCGCAAACTCCTGGGCCAGCGGGGCGTCGTACAGCATGATGGGCACAATTGGGTGCTCGCCGGGCAGAATGTCGAAACCGGCGGCCGTCATGGCTTCCCGGAAATACCGCGTGTTGGCTTCCAGCTTGTCACGCAGTTCGGTGGAGGATTCCAGAATTTCCAGCACTTTCAGCGACGCGCCGACAATCGCCGGAGCCAGCGTATTCGAGAACAGGTACGGCCGGGAGCGCTGGCGCAGCAACTCCACAATCTCCTTCCGGGCCGCCGTAAAGCCGCCCGACGCCCCACCGAGCGCCTTGCCGTAGGTGCCGGTAATGATATCAATCCGACCGAACACGTTCCGGTATTCCGGCGTTCCGCGGCCGGTTTTACCCAGAAAACCGCTGGCGTGGCATTCGTCCACCATCACCATCGCACCGTACTGGTCGGCCAGATCGCAGATTTTGTCGAGCTGGGCAATGGTGCCGTCCATTGAAAAAGCGCCGTCGGTTACGATCAGTTTCCGGCGACTGCCCGCTGCCGCCTGCAACTGGGCTTCCAGATCGGCCATGTCGTTGTGTTTGTACCGGAACCGCTTGGCTTTGCACAACCGAATGCCGTCAATGATCGACGCGTGGTTCAGTTCATCCGAAATAATGGCGTCTTCCTCGTTCAGCAGCGGTTCGAAAACCCCGCCGTTGGCGTCGAACGCGGCTGCGTACAGGATGCAGTCTTCGGCCCCGACAAACTCGGCGGTTTTGCGTTCGAGTTCTTTATGAATATCCTGGGTACCGCAGATGAACCGCACCGACGACATCCCGAAACCGTGGGTGTCGAGCGTTTCGTGCGCGGCTTTAATCACGGCTGGATGCGACGACAAACCGAGGTAGTTGTTGGCGCAGAAGTTCAGGACTTCCCGGCCACCGTGAACGGCAATCACCGACGATTGGGGAGAAACAATAATCCGTTCGGATTTATACAAACCGGCTTCCCGGATAGAATCGAGTTCCTGCTGAAGATCTTTTTGAATACCGTACATACCGTTAAAAAGTTGGAATGGAAGGTTGATAAACGTTCGTAAGCTGGGTAATCATTTCCTGCGTCATGCGGGGCAGGTCGTAGGCCGGTTGCCAGCCCCAGTCGTGCCGGGCCACCGTGTCGTCGATGGTTTTGGGCCACGAATCGGCAATGTCCTGTCGGAAGTCCGGCGCGTAGCGGGTCGTGAAATCCGGGAAATACGCTTGAATCGAAGCCGTCAGTTCGGCCGGGGTGAAGCTCATGCCCGCCAGGTTGTAGGAGGTTCGCACGCTGATCCGGTTTTCGGGCGCTTCCATCAATTCGAGGGTGGCCCGTAGCGCGTCGTCCATGTACATCATCGGCAGCAGGGTGTCGTCGGCCAGAAAACACTCGAACGGCTGCCCCTGAACGGCCGCGTGATAAATGGCGACGGCGTAGTCAGTGGTGCCGCCCCCCGGCATGGACTGGTAGCTGATCAGTCCCGGATAGCGCAGTGAGCGCACATCCAGCCCGTAGCGCTTGTGGTAATAGAGCGACCAGTTTTCGGCGGCCACCTTACTGATGCCGTAAACCGTAGCCGGGTCGAGCGAAGCCGTTTGCGGGGTTTCAAACTTGGGGGCGTGTTCGCCGAAAGCCGCAATCGAACTCGGGACAAACAGCTTCCGGACCTGGTGGATGCGGGCCACTTCCAGCACGTTGAGCAGCGTCTGCATGTTCAGGTTCCAGGCACCGAGCGGGTCGGTTTCGCCCTTGGCCGACAGCACGGCCGCCAGGTGATAAATCTGGGTTACCCGGTACCGCTGCACCAGCTCGGCCAGCGCATCGGCTTTCGTGGCATCCAGTAACTCAAAAATTCCAGCCTTCTGAGCGGGCTGACGCAGGTCTGCGCCAATCACCGAATCGGGCCCGTAAAGGGCCTGAAGCCGGGGGAGAAGTGCTGTTCCGATCTGGCCGTTGGCCCCGATCACCAAAATGGTTTCGCGCTTCATTTTTTAGCCGGTTGAAGTGTAAGCTTAACAACGCTGAGGTAGAGTTGTCTTGTGGTGCAAAGTTACTTATGCCGACTATTTTTGGATAATTATAGAATAAATCCGTTAATATTGTTGAAAACGATTTTATTCGTAGATAAAATTACTATCCAGGAATATCCTGATAATTAGCAGTAGAAAAATTTTCGGCATGGAACAACTCGATGAGATTGACAAGAAATTACTGCGGCTTTTGCAGGAAGATGCCAAGCTGACCACGAAAGAATTGGCCGCTCAGCTCGGCCTGACGCTTTCGCCGGTTTACGAACGAATCAAACGGCTGGAAAACCTGGGATTTATCAAACAGTACGTGGCGGTTCTGGACAAAAATCTGCTGGGACAACCCATCACGGCTTTCTGCCAGGTGTCCATGCGGTACCACGACAAAGCGTTTATCGACAAGTTTGAGGAAGAAATTAAGAAGCTGGAAGAAGTGCAGGAGTGTTACCACATGGCCGGTCAGGTCGACTTCCTGTTAAAAATTCACGTCAGCAGCCTGGACGGGTACCACAACTTTGTAAAGTACAAACTGTCGGAGATTGAAAACATTGGCGTCCTGAACAGCACGTTCGTTCTAAAAGAGATCAAGCACAACCTGGGGTACGTCGTTCATTGATTGCCGATGCGCGGCAAGGTCCAGCCGTAGCGAATGGCAAACAGGCGGATGAGGGTAATGCTGGCGGCTGAAATCAGAAAGTTCAAATTGGGGTCAATCGCCAGTTCTTTGCCCAGAACGTACAGCAGCGCACCAACCAGACAAGCCGTAGCGTAAACGTGTTTTTCGAAGATCAGCGGAATGTCATTCACTAGGGTGTCGCGCAGTACACCGCCAAACAGGGCCGACATGACACCCAGCAAAACCGCAGCCCAGTTGTTGACGTTCAGGCTCAGCGCTTTTTGTAAACCAAAAATGGTGTAAATACCGATACCGAGCGTATCAAAAAAAAGCAGGGGCCGCCGAAGCTGACCAAACCACCAGCGCCGTCCGGCAATGGCGATGCCCACACCAAGCATGATTACAATGATGTAATTAGGGTCCCGAATCCAGAAAATCGGGTGAGCGCCCATGATGATATCACGGGTGGTTCCGCCACCGACCGCCGTTAAAAAGCCGATGAAAGAAATACCAAACAGATCGTGGTACATTCGTTTCCCCAGGGCGGAAAGCGCCCCCGAAATGGCGAAAATGGCCGTGCCGATTAAGTCGAGTAAATACCAATTGCTCATGCGCCAAAGGAAACACTTTTTCACGATTTTAGACGAAATTTGTCTAGTTTCGTGGATTCCCGACCGCTGCCTGCCATGCCCCGACTCCTGTTTAAAACCATCCGTTTTCTGGTCATTCTGCTGGCGTTAGCTGGTGAAATGGGGTTAACAAAAACCGCTACTGAGGAAACAACGGTTTTCCAAAAGGGAGAAGGTGGGTACCAATGTTACCGGATTCCGGCGATTGTGAAAGCCCCCAACGGTAATCTGCTGGCCTTTGCTGAAGGACGAAAAACGGGCTGCAACGATTTTGGCGACATTGATCTGGTCATGCGCATCAGCACGGACAACGGCCGGACCTGGGGAGCACTTCGGGTTGTAGCCGATAACGGCGCCTTGCTGGCCGGCAACCCCGCGCCGGTTTTTGACCTCACCGACCGGAGGTTTGCCCAAGGACGCCTTTTTCTACTCTACAACACCAGCACGGTTTCGGAAAATGACATTCGGAAGGGCCTGGGCATTCGGGAGGTTTGGTCTAAAACCAGCACCGACAACGGGCAAACGTGGTCGGTGCCCGTCAACACGACGGAGCAGGTAAACCGCCCGAATCTTCCCGATGTGAATCCGGCCTACCGGTTTCCGGAAGACTGGCGGTGGTACGCCAACACGCCGGGCCACGCGCTGCAAATCCGGAGAGGTCGCTATAAAGGCCGGATTTTTGTAGCCGCCAACCACACCGCCGGACCGCTTCAGCCGCAATTTCGCGAGGGCCGGGCGCACGGTTTTTTCTCCGACGACCACGGTAAAACTTGGAAGCTGGCCCCGGATGTTGCCTACCTCGGCAGCAATGAAAGCACAGCCGCCGAAACTTCAGACGGTCATGTATTGATGAACAGCCGCAACCAGTCCGGTGACGTGAAAAATCGCTTGTTGTCGCTTTCAAAAACGGGCGGGGAAACTTGGGAGCCGGTGCGGGTGGCGCAGGATTTGCCCGATCCGGTTTGCCAGGGAAGCATGATCGATTACCAACCCCGCCGGGGCAAACACGTCCTGTTGTTTTCCAATCCGAACAGCCAGACGGGCCGCGAAAACCTGACCATCCGGGTCAGCACCGACGATGGCCGGAACTGGTCGGCGGGCAAGACCGTTTACAGCGGACCGGCTGCTTACTCCGATCTGGTGATTCAGCAGGACCGTCGCATCGGCGTGCTGTACGAGAAAGACAAGTACGCCCGGATCGTTTATCAATCTTTTGCCGACGACTGGTTGTTGCAAGAGTAAAAAGCCGTAAAAGAATTACTTTTAGGTCTGATAAATCCACAGCCAAATTCCCATGAAAAAGCTTTTCTACGTCTGCCTGGCCGTACTGGCCTTTTCCTGCAAAAAGAACGAGCCGGAATTTGTCTTGCTTACGTATGAAGACTGGTATGTTTTTCAGTCACCAACTGACCGGCCCATCCAGGGCGTTTGGGGTGATATTGACAAAACGCTTTTGATTTCGACCGGCATCGCCGTCTACCGCTCTGTCGACCGGGGAACGACCTGGCAGGCGGTTATTCCGCACTCTAGCAACGGTATTTTCGGGATCACGAAGCAAAAGGATAC
This Larkinella insperata DNA region includes the following protein-coding sequences:
- the kbl gene encoding glycine C-acetyltransferase, which translates into the protein MYGIQKDLQQELDSIREAGLYKSERIIVSPQSSVIAVHGGREVLNFCANNYLGLSSHPAVIKAAHETLDTHGFGMSSVRFICGTQDIHKELERKTAEFVGAEDCILYAAAFDANGGVFEPLLNEEDAIISDELNHASIIDGIRLCKAKRFRYKHNDMADLEAQLQAAAGSRRKLIVTDGAFSMDGTIAQLDKICDLADQYGAMVMVDECHASGFLGKTGRGTPEYRNVFGRIDIITGTYGKALGGASGGFTAARKEIVELLRQRSRPYLFSNTLAPAIVGASLKVLEILESSTELRDKLEANTRYFREAMTAAGFDILPGEHPIVPIMLYDAPLAQEFATRLLEEGIYVIGFFYPVVPKGKARIRVQISAGHEPEHLEKAVAAFTKIGRELGVISPAVTTAL
- a CDS encoding NAD-dependent epimerase/dehydratase family protein gives rise to the protein MKRETILVIGANGQIGTALLPRLQALYGPDSVIGADLRQPAQKAGIFELLDATKADALAELVQRYRVTQIYHLAAVLSAKGETDPLGAWNLNMQTLLNVLEVARIHQVRKLFVPSSIAAFGEHAPKFETPQTASLDPATVYGISKVAAENWSLYYHKRYGLDVRSLRYPGLISYQSMPGGGTTDYAVAIYHAAVQGQPFECFLADDTLLPMMYMDDALRATLELMEAPENRISVRTSYNLAGMSFTPAELTASIQAYFPDFTTRYAPDFRQDIADSWPKTIDDTVARHDWGWQPAYDLPRMTQEMITQLTNVYQPSIPTF
- a CDS encoding Lrp/AsnC family transcriptional regulator, with protein sequence MEQLDEIDKKLLRLLQEDAKLTTKELAAQLGLTLSPVYERIKRLENLGFIKQYVAVLDKNLLGQPITAFCQVSMRYHDKAFIDKFEEEIKKLEEVQECYHMAGQVDFLLKIHVSSLDGYHNFVKYKLSEIENIGVLNSTFVLKEIKHNLGYVVH
- a CDS encoding trimeric intracellular cation channel family protein, translated to MSNWYLLDLIGTAIFAISGALSALGKRMYHDLFGISFIGFLTAVGGGTTRDIIMGAHPIFWIRDPNYIIVIMLGVGIAIAGRRWWFGQLRRPLLFFDTLGIGIYTIFGLQKALSLNVNNWAAVLLGVMSALFGGVLRDTLVNDIPLIFEKHVYATACLVGALLYVLGKELAIDPNLNFLISAASITLIRLFAIRYGWTLPRIGNQ
- a CDS encoding sialidase family protein, producing the protein MPRLLFKTIRFLVILLALAGEMGLTKTATEETTVFQKGEGGYQCYRIPAIVKAPNGNLLAFAEGRKTGCNDFGDIDLVMRISTDNGRTWGALRVVADNGALLAGNPAPVFDLTDRRFAQGRLFLLYNTSTVSENDIRKGLGIREVWSKTSTDNGQTWSVPVNTTEQVNRPNLPDVNPAYRFPEDWRWYANTPGHALQIRRGRYKGRIFVAANHTAGPLQPQFREGRAHGFFSDDHGKTWKLAPDVAYLGSNESTAAETSDGHVLMNSRNQSGDVKNRLLSLSKTGGETWEPVRVAQDLPDPVCQGSMIDYQPRRGKHVLLFSNPNSQTGRENLTIRVSTDDGRNWSAGKTVYSGPAAYSDLVIQQDRRIGVLYEKDKYARIVYQSFADDWLLQE